In Cervus canadensis isolate Bull #8, Minnesota chromosome 7, ASM1932006v1, whole genome shotgun sequence, the DNA window gtggttaggactcccccttccaatgcaggagacacaggttcggtccctggttgggCAACTGAGATCCCCATATGCCAAGTGGTGcagtaaaaaagatgaaaacagaaaaaacccACACCGGTAACACAGTCATGAACGACTGGTTCCTCTAAGGTGAAACTGACGCGGCTTGGCCAGTGAGCACAAGAATGACCTCTTGCAAACATGTTAGTTACCGGAATAACTGACCACTTTGAGCAGCTATATTAACAACACTCAAAGAACTTTCCTTTCTCCTAAAAGAGGGAAGTGTGGGAAATGTTTTGGTTCCATCCAGACCTAAGCCAGTGTAATAGATTCGCTTTGCCTTTATCAACTGCTGTGTGACTACCCCATTTAGAAAACTTCATATTTGAATCACATTGTTTCATATACGTGCCTCTTTGAGAAATAATTACAATTCATTTTGTGTCTGCAATCTGAATCTAAACTGTGGTTGTTGATCATTTCTTAAACTGGTCAATGTAATATCTAGGCATGAATAAGTCACTAAAGAATAGATCAGTAGATAATTCTGGAAGCATGAGATGTTTTGCTGCCAGGAATAAAACATATTAAGATGTAATCTGCCACCATTCAACATACATACCAGCATTTGCAACGTGTAGCACTCCAGTGGTGATTTTTGGCATTCCTGAGCAAAGATGCCTATCTGCCAAAGCACCAAGGTCACTGATTCTTCCCCAAGACTTCCTGGCTTCGGGACTCTCAGCATTGCTTTCCAGCACGCAAGTGACTGCAGAACAGCCACTCCATCGGACCCTGGACACTTCCCTCCTTCCAAGACGTAAAAGCCTGTCCATTCTCCAAAACGCTTTGGCAAAGGCTTTGTGTATGTTCTCATACAcgcttttcattccttttgtccttttctttttggagGAGAAGGAGTCTTCTATAGCTCTATAGTCTTCTCTAAACACTGTGTTAAAAGAATTGATTACTTTTTGCTCTTCAGGAGTCATTTGGTAGGAAGGATCAAGTCTGGAAAGTTGATGGAGAAGTAAAACTGGGAGTTCTGTTGAGGTCAAGTCGGCCGCTGAGGCTCCGTGATGTCcatcaaacaaaccaaaaaaacacacATTGGGTTTACTGCCAAAATTATTCACAACAATGAATTTATCGTTCATGTCAACTCTCCATGTGGCATTCCTGTCATTGCAAATAGCTGCTCCTTTAATTAATAGGTGACTGATTTTTTGAGGGTGTATGGAACTCTCGCAAATGTTCTCCATAATCCTATAGTATGCTGGTACCTGTCTCTTCCACAGTAGCTCAAAAGCATTATTAATGCTCTGCAAGGTTTTCTCATTGAACGCAAAAGATGACAGCAGCTTAGTAATGACGGACTGTCTCTGGTCCATGATCGCCGAGAGCCCTGGTCTCCTCTCCCCAGTCCACTGCAGGCCCAGCGTGTTCAGAGCCACGTGCCGCTTTTTGTGGAGGAAAACTCCAGGCAGGCCAACCTCACGCTTGCAAATGGAGCAGGGGAACGTGATCATCTCATCACAGTCCTGCACTGGAGAGTGTTTTTCAGAGACTTCTTTTGATggtctcttcttcttccttttaaagtGCTTTCTTTTCCATGTCAGTGGGACTTCATACTCTGAATCAGCTGTTGGTTCTCTCGTGTACAATTGCCTTGATTTCCAAAACACTCTACGAACAGGATGAAAGATATTTACATGCCAGAAATGAGGCAATTTGCAGTTTGCTTTGACTCCTCGAGATTTAATATTGCTCTAAAATATTCTGATTGCTCTTTCTGTGATTCCTCCTCCAAAATACAGAGTACCAACCCAAAAAATTGGTCACTGATCTGTGTAGGCCTCAGTGAAATTAGGCAAAATCTCTAGGAAGCCAGATAGACCTCTAAGAACAAATAGAGAAATCAGCATTATACTGTATCTGGGCAAGTGAAGGTATATGCTTGAGCCTTAGCAATGTGATTTCAAGTATGAGCATAATTATTTTTGTACTTAAATTTTtcctaataataaaataatttattatataataattaataatttattgtttattataaTGATATCAcacattatattattataaaataattatataataatatatagtataaagagatataataatttttaaaagcacttttgtCCTAATTAAAGCATTCTCAAGGAAATGAATGGGAGATGTATCTGATGCGGGTGCATTTAATGTGCTGCTTTCCCTGCATGTATTTAAATCCCTGCCATACACAGCTCTGTTGGATGTAGCCATTCATCCCTACAGGAACATTTCATTCACCAATTTCCACTTCATAATGCTCGTTGGTCTATTAGCCTATTAGCAAACTTTCCTGGCTTTGCCTCACCAGCCaattcttgtttctcttttttaatggaaaattcaAACAACACACAAGAATGGAAATATGTAGTGAGCCCCCATCACCAGCTTCAaccactattaacattttttcactctcatttccTCTATGTCCTCAAccacatattatttcattttactcaTTTCTTTACTGGAGTATTTTAAAGCACATCCTCCAATTCTATCGGTCTCACTCATCACTCCAGTACTTAGTCAGCACACATTCACTTCTTCAATATCTACCACAGGCCAGCTGCCGTGCAGCCACAGTGCCGCTTAGGAATCAAGTCGGTGCCTTGGCCTTGAAGCAACAAGGCAAGGAGTCTGTGGCCTCATCCGCACGCTCATACAAAGAACCAGACAGGTCCAATGGAGCCAGGCAGAGCCCCGTGATGAGGCCCAACCAAGGGCCCAGCCCTTCATCTGCGCAGGAAAGGGGCCCTGTGACAGCTGAGCTGACTCGAGAAACACTCAGTTGAGAAAAAGCAGCAAGAGCTCCAAGGCAAACACATGGGGCTACCAGTTAGCAGGCAGGAGGGGGAAGAGGACCCAGCCAGGGAGCTGGACAGGCAAGCACAGATGTATGGGAAAATGGCAAAACTTTTCAGCTCTTCTGACCAAAATGTATATCAAATATCTTTTAACTGCTATTATTGCATAACATCCATGTAAAGGATGCAGTTTTTCTGAGGCTTGTTGAACTGTTTGGACCATATTTAAAGCACACTTATTCTGTAGTTAGACCTAGAGTCttcaaataaaaatcaagttATATCATCACTTTATTTTTCCGTCTATAGAGGATAGCCATAATACAACTCTCTCTCACATAGAGCCACTCTGGGAAAGTAACATGTCCGTTCATTCGTTCAACAAACATTAGGGGGGGTCTGCCATTTGCCAGGGACTGTTTTATTTGCTTCAGACAGAGAGGTGAACAAAGGCATTGCCTGTGATTAAGCTTATAGCCTCATACGAAAACAGACAATAACTAAAGGAAACACGGAAACTGATGCCATCAGACAGAGAACTACTAGCGTGAGAAACAGGGCAGGACAAGAGGAAGGACGTCCCCAGAGGTCCCGTACTTAAGAGTCTGCCGCTGAGGCAgcggacacaggtttgatccccagccAGGGAAGAACCCCTGCCACTGGGCAGCTGAGCCCGAGAGGCACAGCCACTGAGGGCCTGGAGCCCGCGCTCCGCGGTGAGAGAAGCCACCTCGGTGGAGAGGAGCTCCCACTCCCGCAGCTGGGAAAGCCCGCAGGCAGAaatgagacccagtgc includes these proteins:
- the PP2D1 gene encoding protein phosphatase 2C-like domain-containing protein 1, whose protein sequence is MEANSAFRVFWKSRQLYTREPTADSEYEVPLTWKRKHFKRKKKRPSKEVSEKHSPVQDCDEMITFPCSICKREVGLPGVFLHKKRHVALNTLGLQWTGERRPGLSAIMDQRQSVITKLLSSFAFNEKTLQSINNAFELLWKRQVPAYYRIMENICESSIHPQKISHLLIKGAAICNDRNATWRVDMNDKFIVVNNFGSKPNVCFFGLFDGHHGASAADLTSTELPVLLLHQLSRLDPSYQMTPEEQKVINSFNTVFREDYRAIEDSFSSKKKRTKGMKSVYENIHKAFAKAFWRMDRLLRLGRREVSRVRWSGCSAVTCVLESNAESPEARKSWGRISDLGALADRHLCSGMPKITTGVLHVANAGNVQAVLCRNGKGFRLTKEHTTRNADERRRVLGQGAAISANAPHGLLQGKRTTTRGLGFHGDLKLKKFIIPAPQTISVPIDDLCQFLILGTDGLWDVLDTKEVTALTMSAFQAHRETRGPAAGNKPSPPRGSPLCPNSEQTTSKSEPNIHTVFQCKSAECVSTVNSKENLSVSKHSICDPESSGLFPPKMTTRDPCSEEGTDGRTSVEREPRDSREEQRGLGSRHFYDGAAAYISHELVKAALAAGSRDNVTVMVMLLSGTEHQLLT